A region of Polyangiaceae bacterium DNA encodes the following proteins:
- a CDS encoding HEAT repeat domain-containing protein, with protein MLDGLDDIDWGCLTHAYGPASDVPGLIRGLLSADKPQRDSALRELFSSIWHQGTVYEAAIHALPFLIELLGAPDEQTPDRESVALLVASIVGGRGYFEVHHTRELINPFTREPMPPPPDLDERLAAERVIVAEVRRRGERAIPLLVPYLKHEEPDIRRSVAEAISCYPRLSATTVPALHDALATETDDETRTALNAALTAVASGPA; from the coding sequence ATGCTCGACGGTCTTGATGACATCGACTGGGGTTGCCTCACTCACGCCTACGGACCGGCATCGGACGTACCTGGCCTCATTCGCGGGCTCTTGTCGGCTGACAAGCCTCAACGCGACTCAGCGCTTCGAGAACTCTTCTCGAGCATCTGGCATCAAGGCACGGTCTACGAGGCCGCGATTCACGCTCTCCCTTTCTTGATCGAGCTCCTCGGAGCTCCCGATGAGCAGACGCCCGATCGCGAGTCCGTCGCACTCCTGGTCGCGTCCATTGTTGGCGGGCGCGGCTACTTTGAGGTTCATCACACGCGGGAGCTGATCAACCCCTTCACTCGCGAGCCCATGCCACCACCACCGGACCTGGACGAGCGACTCGCGGCGGAGCGCGTCATCGTTGCCGAGGTTCGGCGGCGTGGCGAACGCGCCATTCCTCTTCTTGTCCCCTACTTGAAGCACGAGGAACCCGACATCCGCCGCTCCGTGGCTGAGGCCATTTCGTGCTACCCAAGGTTGTCAGCGACAACCGTGCCCGCCCTGCATGACGCGCTCGCCACCGAGACGGATGACGAAACGCGGACTGCGCTGAACGCTGCGTTGACCGCAGTCGCGTCGGGCCCCGCATAA